Proteins co-encoded in one Arachis hypogaea cultivar Tifrunner chromosome 11, arahy.Tifrunner.gnm2.J5K5, whole genome shotgun sequence genomic window:
- the LOC112721238 gene encoding uncharacterized protein, which produces MGATPFTERILKEKLPKGFDKPTDIKYDGTKDLQEHLTTFKARMNLEGAADAVRGKAFPVTLAGPAIKCFNALPDGSIIGFHDISRKFMAQFTTRITKAKHPINLLGVTQRQDESTRKYLDRFNDECLTVDGLTDLVASLCLTNELMNEDFRKHLTTRPVWTMHEIQSVVKEYINDEEESQVVAANKQQHGNTRHDSTAPRHNPPPRENHKEHPKPANINQPPRIRKFSNYTPMTAPITEIYHQIADRGILPRARQLKERTGSNKTLYCDYHRGCGHRTQDCFDLKDALEQAIRDGKLPEFAKIMREPRRTEKDKSPEKEGRKDTPGKSKSALKKDLKILAIRDETSTATTNRVITSPPRIASMAPRQKTPPSSSWQRLELG; this is translated from the exons ATGGGAGCCACTCCCTTCACTGAAAGAATCCTGAAAGAAAAACTCCCTAAAGGCTTCGACAAACCTACGGATATAAAGTACGACGGAACCAAGGACCTCCAGGAGCACCTAACGACCTtcaaggccaggatgaacctggaaggggCCGCTGACGCGGTCCGAGGTAAggccttcccggtaaccctagCCGGGCCAGCAATTAAATGTTTCAATGCCCTCCCCGACGGATCCATAATTGGCTTCCATGATATATCACGGAAGTTCATGGCCCAATTCACCACCAGAATCACCAAAGCTAAACACCCCATCAACTTATTGGGAGTCACCCAGAGACAAGACGAGTCCACGAGAAAATACCTCGATCGCTTCAACGATGAATGTTtaacggtcgacggactcacAGACTTAGTCGCAAGCCTTTGCCTAACTAACGAGCTCATGAATGAAGACTTCCGAAAACACCTCACTACCAGACCGGTGTGGACCATGCATGAGATCCAGAGCGTCGTAAAGGAGTACATAAACGACGAGGAAGAAAGCCAAGTCGTAGCCGCCAATAAACAGCAGCACGGCAACACACGACACGACAGCACGGCACCTCGACATAACCCCCCACCAAGAGAAAACCATAAAGAACATCCCAAACCAGCAAACATAAACCAACCCCCCAGAATCAGAAAATTCTCTAACTACACACCTATGACGGCCCCGATCaccgagatataccaccaaatagccGATCGAGGTATTCTCCCGAGGGCCCGACAACTCAAGGAAAGAACGGGCAGCAACAAGACCCTGTACTGCGACTACCACCGAGGATGCGGACACAGGACACAAGATTGTTTTGACCTAAAAGACGCCCTCGAGCAAGCCATACGAGACGGAAAACTCCCCGAGTTTGCCAAAATCATGAGGGAACCAAGACGCACGGAAAAAGACAAATCACCAGAAAAAGAAGGAC GGAAAGACACCCCAGGAAAATCAAAATCAGCACTGAAGAAGGATCTCAAGATCTTGGCAATTAGAGACGAAACCTCAACCGCCACCACCAATAGAGTGATAACATCTCCCCCGAGGATTGCCAGCATGGCACCTCGGCAGAAGACGCCCCCTTCGTCATCTTGGCAAAGATTGGAACTGGGCTAG